A stretch of the Thermofilum adornatum genome encodes the following:
- a CDS encoding branched-chain amino acid ABC transporter permease — translation MEKLRNYLLPNRFLGYLSLTILLAIPWLDRSLATGIPLTFVWALLALSYNIVLGFAGIPSFGHAVPFGVAAFITAVLLKQGVPFLLSLIPAALISGAVYVGMGLPGYRVRGLYYGILTLAISEAIRATIEYSAQTTVAVTVGTIPEMASLEGLYLYLALFTIFLALSLVTGMIDIISTKRKRQKVLKTLIVLLLFIFLGYSGYVIFSSSATFLHEVGSGLPYVRILRFVYPLNVYLVSLLSLYISYLLIKRIITSPLGSTFIAIRENPVRASVIGYNVFLHQLIAFFISGVFAGVAGSVYVACIPTIQPDVFATDKTFIAMTGAILGGLGTFVGPAIGGILAGFLRDYLSTITPALISLGFLSLQQLQLFPSFILGLLYIIVVLALPYGIYGTWLLKGWKLKRKIESIF, via the coding sequence ATGGAGAAACTAAGGAACTACTTGTTGCCTAATAGGTTTCTTGGATACTTGTCCTTAACAATACTCCTTGCCATTCCATGGCTAGACAGGTCACTGGCTACAGGCATTCCCCTGACATTTGTATGGGCTCTACTTGCACTAAGCTACAACATAGTTTTGGGTTTCGCGGGAATCCCAAGCTTCGGGCACGCAGTTCCATTCGGTGTTGCTGCCTTTATTACGGCGGTGCTTCTCAAGCAGGGTGTCCCGTTCCTTCTATCTCTTATTCCCGCCGCACTTATTTCGGGAGCTGTTTATGTCGGCATGGGTCTTCCCGGCTACCGTGTTAGGGGACTGTACTATGGTATCTTAACGCTTGCTATTTCGGAAGCCATTAGAGCTACTATTGAGTACTCTGCCCAAACCACTGTTGCTGTGACGGTAGGTACGATACCTGAGATGGCTTCACTTGAAGGGCTGTACCTCTACCTCGCCCTCTTCACAATATTTCTTGCTCTATCACTTGTGACCGGGATGATAGACATCATTAGCACAAAGCGGAAACGCCAGAAAGTTCTCAAAACACTGATTGTCTTATTGCTCTTTATCTTCTTAGGTTATAGTGGGTACGTAATCTTTAGCTCCTCGGCAACATTCCTCCATGAAGTAGGTTCAGGTCTTCCTTATGTAAGAATCCTGCGATTTGTATATCCTCTTAACGTGTACCTAGTCTCTCTCCTTAGCCTCTACATATCATATCTGTTGATTAAGAGAATCATCACATCCCCTCTGGGAAGCACATTTATAGCAATAAGGGAGAATCCGGTAAGGGCATCTGTTATAGGCTACAACGTTTTTCTCCACCAGTTAATAGCTTTCTTTATTTCAGGCGTCTTTGCAGGGGTAGCCGGAAGCGTGTACGTCGCCTGCATACCTACAATCCAGCCAGACGTCTTCGCAACCGATAAGACCTTCATTGCCATGACTGGTGCTATACTGGGTGGTCTCGGCACATTCGTTGGACCAGCTATTGGCGGTATCCTTGCTGGCTTCCTTAGAGACTACCTTTCAACGATAACTCCAGCACTCATATCACTAGGCTTCCTGTCACTCCAACAACTGCAACTCTTCCCCAGCTTTATTCTCGGACTCCTCTACATAATAGTTGTCCTGGCATTACCTTACGGTATATACGGTACATGGTTGCTTAAAGGCTGGAAGCTCAAGAGAAAGATCGAAAGCATCTTTTAG
- a CDS encoding ABC transporter ATP-binding protein, with protein sequence MASPILKVKDLHAYIGGFHILQGVNFEAEEYKLTAILGRNGVGKTTTLKTIMGIYKAARGEVFFKGENITNFPTHSIVKRGISFVPAEKNVFANLTVIENLKLAYNGPKEKFDDKLEMVMNLFPELKRFSGLLAGELSGGQQRMLALACGLVREHDLLILDEPSEGLSPAYVKNFYRQLRHYMLENKKTILLIEQNFAYAREITDYIYLMDKGVVVTGFPSEKIEENNHVIRRILGVSL encoded by the coding sequence GTGGCGTCTCCAATTCTGAAAGTAAAGGATCTTCATGCATATATAGGCGGCTTCCATATACTTCAAGGAGTAAACTTCGAAGCGGAAGAATACAAGCTCACGGCCATTCTAGGTAGAAATGGCGTGGGAAAAACAACAACTCTAAAAACAATAATGGGAATATATAAGGCAGCTAGGGGAGAAGTGTTTTTCAAAGGAGAGAACATCACTAATTTCCCAACGCATAGCATAGTCAAGAGGGGAATAAGTTTTGTCCCAGCAGAGAAAAATGTATTTGCAAACCTTACCGTCATTGAGAACCTTAAGCTAGCCTATAATGGCCCAAAGGAAAAATTCGACGACAAGCTTGAAATGGTAATGAATCTTTTCCCAGAGCTTAAACGGTTCTCTGGCCTCCTAGCAGGAGAACTTAGCGGCGGTCAGCAAAGAATGCTTGCACTTGCATGTGGACTGGTAAGGGAGCATGATCTTCTCATACTAGATGAGCCATCTGAGGGTCTAAGCCCAGCTTATGTTAAAAACTTCTACAGGCAGCTGAGGCACTACATGCTTGAAAATAAGAAGACAATACTATTGATTGAACAGAACTTTGCTTACGCCCGCGAAATAACAGATTACATTTACCTGATGGATAAAGGTGTTGTGGTGACAGGTTTTCCCTCGGAAAAAATAGAAGAAAACAATCATGTAATAAGGAGAATCCTGGGTGTAAGCTTATAG
- a CDS encoding branched-chain amino acid ABC transporter permease, with translation MVSPELILSAVIDGLTYSSMIYLAAIGLVIIFGLMDVFNLAQGAFFGLGAYLFVTFYYMTNNFLLSLLLTFLIGIVLGLLTERAIIRPVYGNPLAQLLLTMGLMTLLYTFMQLIWPTGLVFPETQNFLLSGYIQLADVRIRIYKFVLIAIGFVLFGTMSTLLSKTMIGIKLRAGTENRELATVFGVDISMLFTSAFTFGVALALLGGALVAPLTHATIELPVHFSLLAFAIPVVGGMKSYSGAFYASLLIGFVDRLVAYFIPQLGFAIDLIVMIVVLVVKPEGLFKR, from the coding sequence ATGGTTTCACCTGAATTGATTCTAAGCGCAGTTATAGACGGGTTGACTTATTCATCAATGATCTACCTTGCAGCCATAGGACTTGTGATTATTTTTGGCTTAATGGATGTCTTTAACCTAGCACAGGGCGCCTTTTTTGGACTAGGAGCATATCTCTTTGTGACGTTTTATTACATGACGAATAACTTCCTGTTGAGCCTATTGTTAACTTTTCTTATAGGGATAGTCCTTGGTCTTCTAACCGAGAGAGCAATAATACGGCCGGTATACGGGAATCCATTAGCACAATTACTACTTACCATGGGACTAATGACTCTATTGTATACCTTTATGCAACTAATATGGCCAACAGGGCTCGTATTTCCGGAGACTCAAAACTTCTTGTTGTCAGGATATATACAGCTAGCAGATGTCAGGATAAGGATCTATAAGTTTGTTCTTATAGCGATTGGATTTGTCCTATTCGGCACCATGAGTACACTTCTTTCAAAAACCATGATTGGTATAAAGCTTAGGGCGGGGACAGAGAACCGAGAGCTCGCTACAGTCTTCGGTGTAGATATCTCGATGCTCTTCACGTCTGCATTTACATTTGGCGTCGCCCTGGCACTACTGGGTGGCGCACTAGTTGCTCCACTGACGCATGCAACCATAGAGCTCCCTGTCCACTTTTCACTTCTAGCATTCGCTATCCCCGTGGTAGGAGGCATGAAAAGTTATTCGGGAGCCTTCTATGCGAGTCTACTGATAGGATTTGTCGACAGGCTTGTAGCCTACTTTATACCCCAACTGGGCTTTGCGATAGATCTCATAGTCATGATAGTTGTCCTAGTGGTTAAACCAGAAGGATTATTCAAGAGGTGA
- a CDS encoding 3-oxoacyl-ACP synthase III family protein codes for MATKPEIKKYARIVSTGIALGKTLVTNDDYEKFFGLKLPDAWRNALENRIGIKHRYVSAPDQAPSDLAAEAARMALQNANLTIDDIDLIIFATDTPDFQTPPTVCAVHQKLGAKLKTGGFDINAACADNTIALMLAAQNIMLNEDVNYVLVVSPYTMTKFIDPQDVTASIFSDGAGAVILGPSSEPGYITGKIIADGSYTDYWGIYIGGARPVNENVVKEGWHKLRYLKRYPPDINLRHWPGLAQEVQKKANLTANDISYYFVTQVNREMIHQLMRLLGQPIEKAPTIMEKYGYTGSACVFMALHDTLTQGKIKKGDYIQFITSGVGFVMASAIFRWI; via the coding sequence ATGGCTACGAAGCCTGAAATAAAAAAATATGCCAGGATAGTGAGCACGGGCATAGCCCTTGGAAAAACACTAGTAACTAACGATGACTATGAAAAGTTCTTTGGTCTCAAGCTCCCCGATGCATGGAGAAATGCACTAGAAAACCGCATAGGCATCAAACACCGATACGTCTCTGCGCCAGACCAGGCCCCCTCGGATCTAGCCGCAGAAGCCGCTAGAATGGCTCTTCAAAACGCCAACCTCACTATAGACGATATCGACCTTATCATATTCGCAACAGATACCCCAGACTTCCAGACCCCACCAACAGTTTGTGCAGTTCACCAGAAGCTAGGCGCAAAACTAAAAACGGGAGGCTTCGACATAAACGCGGCCTGTGCAGACAACACAATAGCCCTCATGCTTGCGGCACAGAACATCATGCTCAACGAAGACGTCAACTATGTCTTGGTAGTTTCACCTTACACGATGACCAAATTTATTGACCCACAAGACGTGACTGCCTCCATTTTCTCTGACGGAGCTGGAGCCGTCATTCTTGGCCCATCAAGTGAACCTGGCTACATTACTGGAAAAATAATTGCGGATGGTAGTTATACAGACTACTGGGGCATATACATAGGGGGTGCAAGACCAGTAAACGAGAACGTCGTAAAGGAGGGATGGCACAAGCTGAGGTACCTTAAAAGGTATCCACCCGACATAAACCTTCGCCACTGGCCAGGACTCGCACAAGAGGTACAGAAAAAGGCAAATTTAACAGCCAACGACATAAGCTACTACTTCGTCACACAGGTAAACAGAGAGATGATCCACCAGCTGATGAGGCTACTTGGACAGCCAATCGAGAAGGCCCCAACCATCATGGAGAAATATGGATACACTGGATCTGCCTGCGTATTCATGGCTCTACACGATACTCTAACACAGGGCAAGATTAAGAAGGGAGACTACATACAGTTCATCACTTCTGGAGTAGGCTTCGTCATGGCAAGCGCAATCTTCCGCTGGATATAA